Proteins found in one Lutimonas zeaxanthinifaciens genomic segment:
- a CDS encoding GNAT family N-acetyltransferase: MKIFRSESFVDYKTYTFNYATYCIKEDKSELPEIYDKGFLPYSNNLDLKVETYYLARSLRIELSDFKETSENRRVDRKIQEINPSFEVIPVEDFDLKDPEFLSYCFEFANRRFSEPISMNRLEYIFSAKSVSHVFRFNADDKPVGYVIAIIENDTLHYWFAFFDLDNPKYSLGKWMMFSVIRWAFENDLSYVYLGTCYGEKSLYKVRDFKGLSYFDGNQWVKNIRSLKSKCRADGNFVMDAFKQDTDLFLENLDV; encoded by the coding sequence ATGAAAATATTCCGATCAGAAAGTTTCGTTGATTATAAGACTTACACCTTTAATTACGCAACCTATTGCATAAAAGAGGATAAAAGTGAACTCCCTGAAATTTATGACAAAGGATTCCTGCCCTATTCCAACAATCTTGATCTCAAAGTGGAGACCTATTATCTCGCGAGGAGCCTTAGGATAGAGCTATCTGACTTCAAAGAAACATCTGAGAACAGAAGAGTAGACAGAAAAATTCAGGAGATAAATCCTTCCTTCGAAGTTATTCCTGTCGAAGATTTTGACTTAAAAGACCCGGAATTCTTATCCTATTGTTTTGAATTTGCCAATCGGCGATTCAGCGAGCCCATCAGTATGAATCGGCTGGAATATATATTTAGTGCAAAAAGCGTCAGCCATGTTTTTCGATTTAATGCAGATGATAAACCTGTGGGATATGTAATTGCGATTATTGAAAATGACACCCTGCATTACTGGTTCGCATTTTTTGATTTGGATAACCCTAAATATTCGCTCGGTAAATGGATGATGTTCAGTGTAATTCGCTGGGCCTTTGAAAATGATCTGTCATATGTGTATTTGGGAACATGTTATGGAGAAAAGTCATTGTATAAAGTAAGAGACTTTAAAGGCCTGTCATATTTTGATGGTAACCAGTGGGTTAAAAATATCAGGTCTCTGAAATCGAAATGCAGGGCCGATGGTAATTTTGTCATGGATGCCTTTAAACAGGATACGGATCTATTTCTGGAAAATCTTGATGTTTAG
- a CDS encoding membrane or secreted protein: MKLLLLSIILLGLGFAGIAIKIWAKKDGEFDGTCAGKNVRLKAEGITCGCGKEGSCSTNLDNKEADLSAKSIS, translated from the coding sequence ATGAAACTACTTCTTTTAAGCATAATTCTTTTAGGCCTGGGCTTTGCGGGAATCGCTATTAAAATCTGGGCAAAAAAAGATGGTGAGTTTGACGGAACCTGCGCCGGAAAAAATGTAAGACTCAAAGCGGAAGGCATAACTTGCGGCTGTGGCAAAGAAGGAAGTTGTTCCACGAACCTAGACAACAAAGAAGCTGATCTAAGTGCAAAGAGCATAAGTTAA
- the murB gene encoding UDP-N-acetylmuramate dehydrogenase yields the protein MFQKNVSLKPYNTFGIDVIAEKFVEVKSAATLSSILAMHKDVIILSGGSNILLTKDLSKPVVLLKNKGIKIIERHDEHVIVQAQAGENWHEFVMWCLENNFGGLENLSLIPGNVGTSPMQNIGAYGVEIKDSFVSLEAMEIQTGNTLCFNKEECAFGYRESVFKNELKGQYVILNVTFKLSTKNHVIKDGYGVIKQQLKEDGVVKPTIQNISDAVIKIRRSKLPDPKEIGNSGSFFKNPVISEEHFKKIQSTYPDMPFYKVSEELIKVPAGWLVEISGFKGKRFGDAGVHKNQALVLVNYDKATGSEVLEMARKIQSTVRRNFNISLEMEVNIL from the coding sequence ATGTTTCAAAAAAATGTTTCTTTAAAGCCTTACAATACTTTTGGTATTGATGTAATTGCGGAAAAATTTGTTGAAGTTAAATCGGCAGCAACACTTTCTTCAATTCTGGCTATGCATAAAGATGTGATCATTTTAAGTGGCGGGAGTAACATTTTGTTGACAAAAGACCTGTCGAAACCGGTTGTGCTCCTTAAGAACAAAGGAATCAAAATCATCGAAAGGCATGACGAACATGTGATTGTGCAGGCACAGGCAGGTGAAAACTGGCATGAATTTGTCATGTGGTGCCTCGAAAATAATTTTGGCGGATTGGAAAATTTGTCCTTAATACCTGGTAATGTGGGAACTTCACCTATGCAAAATATAGGGGCCTATGGGGTTGAAATAAAGGATAGCTTTGTTTCTTTGGAAGCGATGGAGATTCAGACAGGGAATACCCTCTGCTTCAACAAGGAGGAATGTGCATTTGGCTATAGGGAATCAGTTTTTAAAAACGAGTTAAAAGGGCAATATGTCATTTTGAACGTCACATTTAAATTATCCACAAAAAACCATGTAATTAAGGATGGATACGGTGTCATAAAACAGCAACTAAAGGAGGATGGTGTTGTAAAACCTACGATACAAAATATCTCGGATGCCGTAATTAAAATAAGACGGTCAAAACTTCCGGATCCCAAAGAAATTGGCAATAGTGGCAGTTTTTTTAAAAACCCTGTGATTTCTGAGGAACATTTCAAAAAAATACAATCCACCTATCCCGACATGCCCTTCTACAAAGTCTCCGAGGAATTGATAAAAGTTCCTGCAGGATGGCTGGTGGAAATTTCCGGCTTTAAAGGAAAGCGATTTGGAGATGCGGGAGTTCATAAAAATCAAGCCCTGGTTTTGGTTAATTACGATAAGGCAACCGGGTCGGAAGTTCTTGAAATGGCCCGTAAAATTCAAAGCACCGTCAGAAGAAATTTTAACATCTCTCTTGAAATGGAAGTTAATATTCTTTAG
- a CDS encoding pyridoxal phosphate-dependent aminotransferase: MPVISSKGLQMPESPIRKLVPYAEDAKKKGIQVFHLNIGQPDIETPEAALKAVKENDIKILSYARSEGSEEYRKKLSQYYRKNEVEVDHHDIIVTTGGSEALLFTLGSVTDFGDEIIIPEPFYANYNGFSVANGINVVPIVSSIDDDFALPPIEDFEKLITAKTKAILICNPGNPTGYLYSREELEKLKNLALKHDLFLIADEVYREFVYDGIKHHSILSLEGMDEHAIVIDSVSKRYSMCGARIGCIVSKNKNLIQTALKYAQARLSSPSYALLASEAALETPSSYFENVIKEYDARRKVLIEALSEIEGVKVSRPKGAFYCIAQLPVKDADNFAQWMLEKFSDNNQTVMVAPASGFYSTPGSGKNQIRIAYVLKKESLIRSVELLKLALEQYPD, encoded by the coding sequence ATGCCTGTAATTTCATCGAAAGGGTTACAAATGCCCGAGTCCCCAATAAGAAAACTTGTACCTTATGCGGAGGACGCAAAAAAGAAAGGAATTCAAGTATTTCACTTGAATATTGGCCAGCCTGATATCGAAACTCCTGAAGCAGCATTAAAGGCTGTTAAGGAAAATGACATAAAGATATTATCCTATGCCCGAAGTGAGGGGTCTGAGGAGTATCGTAAAAAGCTCAGCCAATATTATCGAAAGAATGAGGTTGAAGTTGATCACCATGACATTATAGTTACAACGGGTGGTTCAGAAGCTCTGTTGTTTACTTTAGGAAGCGTAACTGATTTTGGAGATGAAATCATCATACCCGAACCCTTTTATGCAAATTACAATGGTTTTTCGGTGGCAAATGGAATAAATGTGGTTCCTATCGTTTCAAGTATCGATGATGATTTTGCTTTGCCCCCAATAGAGGATTTTGAAAAACTGATCACCGCTAAAACCAAGGCCATTCTGATCTGCAACCCGGGTAACCCGACAGGATATTTGTATTCAAGAGAGGAACTCGAAAAATTAAAGAATCTGGCCCTTAAACATGATCTTTTCTTAATTGCTGATGAAGTTTATCGTGAATTTGTTTATGATGGAATTAAACACCATTCTATTCTCAGTCTTGAAGGAATGGACGAACATGCCATCGTCATTGATTCTGTGTCTAAAAGATACAGTATGTGCGGAGCAAGAATCGGATGTATCGTTTCAAAAAATAAGAATTTGATTCAGACTGCACTTAAATATGCCCAGGCCAGACTGAGTTCTCCATCTTATGCCTTGCTGGCCAGCGAGGCCGCTTTGGAAACTCCTTCCAGCTATTTTGAAAATGTAATTAAAGAATATGATGCAAGGAGAAAGGTGCTGATCGAAGCGCTTTCGGAGATTGAGGGTGTAAAGGTATCCCGCCCAAAAGGTGCCTTTTACTGCATCGCTCAGTTGCCTGTGAAAGATGCCGATAATTTTGCCCAATGGATGCTTGAAAAATTCAGCGACAACAATCAAACCGTGATGGTTGCTCCTGCAAGTGGTTTTTATTCTACCCCGGGTTCAGGAAAAAATCAGATCAGAATTGCATATGTTCTGAAAAAAGAAAGTTTGATACGTTCTGTGGAACTGCTTAAACTGGCACTCGAACAATACCCGGACTAA
- a CDS encoding glycosyltransferase: MLLLITFCLIVLVQLYFHLFLFIKFSTYKRVFQKIPSVGVSVIICARNEAENLKKLLPLLATQEHDNFEIILINDGSEDDTAQIIQSFEKQCSKAAFTVKSVHISKKDTKGKKSALSQGISYADHDWILLTDADCVPVSNKWITLMTSDLDKQTEIVLGYGAYEKIERSFLNKLIRFETLLTGIQYFSYALAGKPYMGVGRNLAYKRSSFERVKGFSNHSEVKSGDDDLLVSEVADASNTQICVTEESITVSNPHTSYSGWIRQKRRHITTAGFYKKNTKFLLASFFLSQLSFYILFLALILDGKHLTTAILAFSIRFLFWYWNVSKAARILNEKDLVLFGPLYEISIIFMQLYIYLRNLASPPKHW, translated from the coding sequence ATGTTATTGCTAATAACATTTTGTCTTATTGTTCTTGTTCAACTCTATTTTCACCTTTTCTTATTTATTAAATTTTCTACCTACAAGAGGGTATTTCAAAAAATTCCTTCGGTTGGTGTGAGTGTCATCATCTGTGCGAGAAATGAGGCGGAGAACTTGAAAAAATTACTTCCTTTGCTCGCAACTCAGGAGCACGACAACTTTGAGATCATTCTGATTAATGACGGTTCAGAGGATGATACAGCTCAAATAATCCAATCCTTTGAGAAACAATGTTCAAAAGCAGCATTTACTGTAAAATCAGTGCATATTTCCAAAAAAGACACAAAAGGAAAAAAGTCTGCTTTAAGTCAAGGGATCAGTTATGCTGATCATGACTGGATTTTGTTGACTGATGCCGATTGTGTTCCTGTGAGTAATAAATGGATCACCTTGATGACCTCAGATTTAGACAAACAAACGGAAATTGTTCTGGGTTACGGAGCTTATGAAAAAATAGAAAGGTCTTTTCTAAACAAACTGATTCGTTTTGAAACCTTACTAACAGGGATTCAGTACTTTTCTTATGCCTTGGCCGGAAAACCATATATGGGAGTTGGAAGAAATCTGGCTTATAAAAGATCAAGTTTTGAAAGGGTTAAAGGATTTTCCAATCATTCTGAGGTAAAATCCGGAGACGATGACCTTCTTGTTTCAGAAGTAGCTGATGCTTCGAATACTCAGATATGTGTAACAGAAGAGTCTATTACCGTATCAAATCCTCATACATCATATTCCGGGTGGATCAGACAAAAAAGGAGACATATCACAACCGCGGGATTTTATAAGAAAAATACAAAATTTCTCCTGGCCTCATTCTTTTTATCACAGCTTTCATTTTATATACTTTTTCTTGCCCTGATTCTGGACGGGAAGCACCTCACGACAGCCATCTTAGCCTTTTCGATCAGATTCCTGTTTTGGTATTGGAACGTATCAAAAGCCGCCAGGATATTAAATGAAAAAGATTTGGTCCTATTTGGACCTTTGTATGAAATTTCAATTATATTTATGCAGTTATATATCTATTTAAGAAATTTAGCTTCTCCCCCAAAGCATTGGTAA
- a CDS encoding alpha-ketoglutarate-dependent dioxygenase AlkB family protein, which translates to MKLFDVQIDPERNLLPKDGIVNYYGILFDSNQATVHLNVLMDKIQWKQDELFMFGRRVITKRKVAWYGDKPYKYTYSQSLKTAQPWTEELLRLKNRVEEVCGERFNSCLLNLYHSGSEGMGWHSDDEKELKPNGAIASLSFGASRKFVFKHKASREKVELQLDPGSLVLMKGLVQTHWLHSLPVSKKIISPRINLTFRTIL; encoded by the coding sequence ATGAAACTGTTTGACGTACAAATTGACCCGGAGAGAAATCTGCTTCCCAAAGATGGAATAGTAAATTATTACGGCATTTTATTTGACTCAAATCAAGCAACCGTCCATCTGAATGTTTTAATGGATAAAATTCAATGGAAGCAGGATGAGCTTTTTATGTTCGGAAGAAGGGTTATAACCAAGAGAAAGGTGGCCTGGTACGGTGACAAGCCCTATAAATACACCTATTCGCAATCTTTAAAAACGGCCCAACCCTGGACCGAAGAATTGTTAAGGCTAAAAAACAGGGTAGAAGAGGTGTGCGGAGAGCGGTTTAATTCCTGTCTCCTGAATTTATATCACAGTGGTTCCGAAGGTATGGGGTGGCACAGTGATGATGAAAAAGAACTAAAGCCAAACGGAGCCATTGCATCCTTGAGTTTCGGAGCCTCCAGAAAGTTTGTTTTTAAGCATAAGGCCTCCCGGGAAAAAGTTGAGTTACAACTCGATCCCGGTAGTTTAGTCCTGATGAAAGGTTTAGTACAGACACATTGGCTTCACAGTTTGCCCGTGAGTAAAAAGATCATTTCCCCGAGAATAAATTTAACCTTCAGGACGATTCTTTAA
- a CDS encoding YtxH domain-containing protein — MSSDSKLLLGLILGAATGAVAGLLLAPASGKETRENLSDKAGELKSDFDKKFNELSKKLKDLDDESLKDFKEKFSDMKTSVKEKYDQVAAKVKDLEKELSEKIDSMKKEAKTVEANANSI, encoded by the coding sequence ATGTCTAGTGATTCAAAATTGTTGTTAGGGCTCATATTAGGAGCCGCAACAGGTGCAGTGGCAGGATTGCTCCTAGCTCCCGCTTCCGGAAAGGAAACCAGGGAAAATCTTTCTGATAAAGCTGGAGAATTGAAGAGTGATTTTGACAAAAAATTTAATGAGTTGTCAAAAAAATTAAAAGATTTGGACGACGAGTCGCTAAAGGATTTTAAGGAAAAATTTAGTGACATGAAAACTTCTGTAAAAGAGAAGTACGACCAGGTGGCCGCAAAAGTAAAAGATCTTGAAAAGGAATTGTCAGAAAAGATCGATTCCATGAAAAAAGAGGCTAAGACGGTTGAAGCCAACGCCAATTCAATTTAA
- a CDS encoding cold-shock protein, translating to MLQGTVKFFNESKGYGFITEEGSNKEHFVHISGLIDKVKEGDAVEFDLKEGKKGLNAVNVKTI from the coding sequence ATGTTACAAGGAACAGTAAAATTCTTCAATGAATCCAAAGGTTATGGATTTATCACTGAAGAGGGTTCAAACAAAGAGCATTTTGTTCACATTTCTGGTTTAATTGACAAAGTTAAAGAAGGAGATGCAGTTGAATTCGATTTAAAAGAAGGTAAAAAAGGATTAAACGCAGTAAATGTGAAGACCATTTAA
- a CDS encoding RNA polymerase sigma factor: MSDTKDISLLIDQAKKGDQKAFNDLLNLYWKEVYLFQLNKCKNEDEAEDITIKAFAKAFDKIDSYDNKFQFNTWLITIAQNLYIDHLRKKKTETVSINKNRNEFHRIVDEDPSPSDKLIQEQNLAQLKAYISQLKPHYQEVINLRYFQELSYKEMATKLDEPMNNIKVKLLRAKKLLAEIITGK; encoded by the coding sequence ATGAGCGACACAAAAGACATCAGTTTGTTAATTGATCAGGCAAAAAAAGGGGACCAAAAAGCCTTTAATGATCTCCTTAACTTATATTGGAAAGAGGTTTATCTTTTTCAGTTGAACAAATGCAAGAATGAGGACGAGGCAGAAGACATCACCATAAAAGCTTTTGCAAAAGCCTTTGACAAAATTGACAGTTATGATAACAAATTTCAATTCAACACCTGGCTGATCACAATTGCACAAAACTTGTATATTGATCATTTAAGAAAGAAAAAAACCGAAACCGTCTCAATCAATAAAAACCGAAATGAGTTTCACAGAATTGTTGATGAAGACCCTTCACCTTCCGACAAACTTATTCAGGAACAAAATCTTGCCCAGCTCAAAGCCTATATCAGCCAGTTGAAACCCCATTATCAGGAGGTAATCAACCTAAGGTATTTTCAGGAATTAAGTTATAAGGAAATGGCAACTAAACTCGATGAACCGATGAACAATATCAAGGTGAAACTGCTTCGTGCAAAGAAACTGCTTGCCGAAATTATTACCGGGAAATAA
- a CDS encoding Nramp family divalent metal transporter, with product MNGKFGNVIKNLGPGLLFAGAAIGVSHLVQSTRAGADFGFGLLWALLLVNLFKYPFFQFGPRYAAATGESLIDGYKRLGTWVLILYFILTFLTMFTIQAAVTIVTAGLAQNLFGLTSNLTIWSLVITLISLFILLIGKYHILDKTMKIIISVLAISSVVAVSIAAFKTNESFSLAPQFPQGAIEVAFLIAFLGWMPAPLDISTWHSLWAIEKQKDTIKDFNTKRALTDFNIGYISTVFLGICFMSLGAFVMFYSTEEISQGASGFASQLISLYTENLGTGAAIFIGVAALTTMFSTTLTTLDASPRAMAKSTEILFNKKHSNFYLIWIFTLSVGTLIILSYFKANMITFVKIATIISFLTAPFYAVANLLLVTGKHMPEQAKPSFALRILSYSGIVFLVFFSILYLTSI from the coding sequence ATGAATGGGAAATTTGGCAATGTCATAAAAAATCTGGGGCCAGGTTTGCTTTTTGCAGGTGCTGCCATCGGAGTTTCGCACTTGGTGCAATCAACAAGGGCCGGAGCAGATTTTGGTTTTGGATTGCTTTGGGCCCTGCTTTTGGTCAACCTTTTTAAATATCCTTTTTTTCAATTTGGCCCAAGATATGCGGCTGCCACAGGTGAAAGCTTGATCGATGGTTATAAAAGGCTGGGTACATGGGTATTGATCCTGTATTTTATACTGACCTTTTTGACCATGTTCACCATCCAGGCTGCGGTGACTATAGTTACGGCAGGTCTGGCTCAAAATTTATTTGGCCTTACCTCAAACCTGACTATCTGGAGTCTTGTTATAACCCTTATCAGCCTTTTTATCCTGCTTATTGGGAAATACCACATCCTCGACAAAACGATGAAAATCATTATTTCGGTTTTGGCCATAAGCTCCGTCGTGGCAGTTAGTATTGCTGCCTTCAAAACGAACGAGAGTTTTTCGCTTGCTCCTCAATTTCCTCAGGGAGCCATTGAAGTAGCCTTTCTTATCGCTTTCCTTGGCTGGATGCCTGCCCCTTTGGACATTTCAACCTGGCATTCCCTATGGGCCATTGAAAAACAGAAGGACACGATCAAGGATTTTAATACCAAAAGAGCGCTTACCGATTTCAATATAGGATACATATCTACTGTTTTTCTCGGTATCTGTTTTATGAGTCTGGGAGCCTTTGTGATGTTTTATTCAACAGAAGAAATAAGCCAGGGAGCCAGTGGTTTCGCTAGTCAGCTGATCAGCCTTTATACAGAAAATCTCGGAACGGGAGCAGCTATATTTATAGGAGTCGCCGCTTTGACAACAATGTTCAGCACAACACTGACCACATTGGATGCATCTCCTCGTGCCATGGCCAAAAGCACGGAGATTCTTTTCAATAAAAAACATTCTAATTTTTATCTTATCTGGATATTTACCTTATCTGTCGGAACCCTTATCATTCTTAGCTATTTTAAAGCAAACATGATCACTTTTGTAAAAATTGCCACAATTATATCATTTTTAACGGCCCCTTTTTATGCTGTAGCGAACCTTTTGCTGGTCACAGGAAAGCATATGCCTGAACAGGCTAAACCGTCTTTTGCATTGAGAATTCTTAGTTATTCAGGAATCGTTTTTCTGGTCTTTTTTAGCATCTTATACCTAACAAGTATATAA
- a CDS encoding PDZ domain-containing protein, with protein MFQKFSLTILLLTICLFLQAQGRFHISDNSKDLESIPFKLVNNMIVVSAEINGAKLSFLLDTGVKKTMLFNLKIEDSIQLRNVNQLKLKGLGEGSTINALSSSGNYFKMKGIINPSLSVFVITDELFDLSAKMGMDIHGIIGGDLFKDFVVKMNYSNKKLTFYRPGTYDLNNCKGCETFPLDFYNNKPFIDVVVQNHLGTEFSVKLLIDSGGGDSLWLFPHSNENILIGNNYFEDFLGRGLSGDIIGKRSRIKKLKIGSFEFENATVSYPDSTSIVRVHANKDRNGTLGAEVLKRFQVIMDYPNSTISLKKINRYFNAPFLYNKSGIELIYGGEILVKEHRQYKPTQPNQTQATNITDIFYTYGLTYKPSYKISNIRRGSPAHLAGLLVDDIILEVNGKPAYTLKMEEVIYLFSSKDDKKIKLLVDRRGEHLRYEFYLKSIL; from the coding sequence ATGTTTCAGAAATTTTCGCTGACGATATTGCTCCTTACTATATGTCTGTTTCTACAGGCACAAGGTAGATTTCATATTTCTGATAACAGTAAGGATCTGGAATCAATCCCGTTTAAACTGGTCAATAATATGATTGTTGTTTCAGCTGAGATTAACGGGGCAAAACTTTCCTTTTTACTTGATACCGGAGTAAAGAAAACAATGTTATTCAATCTTAAAATTGAAGACTCAATTCAGCTCAGGAATGTCAATCAGCTTAAATTAAAAGGTTTAGGTGAGGGCAGTACCATTAACGCATTGTCCTCGAGCGGGAATTATTTTAAAATGAAAGGGATCATTAACCCATCACTGTCAGTCTTTGTAATTACAGACGAATTATTTGATTTGTCGGCAAAAATGGGAATGGATATTCACGGAATCATAGGAGGCGATCTATTCAAAGATTTTGTCGTTAAGATGAATTATTCAAATAAAAAGTTGACATTTTACAGACCGGGAACTTACGATCTGAACAATTGTAAAGGATGTGAAACATTTCCACTGGATTTTTATAACAACAAACCTTTTATCGATGTGGTGGTTCAAAATCATCTGGGCACGGAATTTTCAGTAAAATTGCTCATTGACTCCGGAGGTGGGGACTCCTTGTGGTTATTTCCTCATTCCAACGAGAATATTTTGATCGGGAATAATTATTTTGAAGATTTTCTAGGTAGAGGCTTAAGTGGAGATATCATCGGTAAAAGAAGCCGGATCAAAAAATTAAAAATTGGGAGTTTTGAATTTGAGAATGCAACTGTATCCTATCCGGATTCAACTTCTATTGTTCGAGTTCACGCCAACAAAGATCGCAACGGAACCCTGGGTGCAGAGGTTCTTAAGCGATTTCAGGTTATCATGGATTATCCCAATAGCACGATTTCCTTAAAGAAGATCAACCGTTATTTTAACGCTCCGTTTCTTTACAACAAAAGTGGAATTGAACTGATCTATGGAGGTGAAATTCTTGTAAAGGAGCATCGCCAGTATAAACCAACTCAACCCAATCAGACCCAGGCAACCAATATTACGGATATCTTTTATACCTATGGACTTACCTACAAACCCAGTTACAAAATTTCCAATATCAGACGCGGGTCTCCGGCTCATCTGGCCGGATTGCTTGTAGATGATATCATACTCGAGGTTAATGGTAAACCTGCTTATACGTTAAAAATGGAAGAGGTTATTTATTTATTCTCCTCAAAGGATGATAAGAAAATCAAATTACTTGTTGATCGGAGGGGTGAACACCTGAGGTATGAATTTTACCTAAAAAGTATCCTATAA
- a CDS encoding elongation factor G produces the protein MKIYDEKHIKNVAFVGAHNSGKTTLAETMLFEAGLINRRGSVEDKNTVADYHDIEHERETSIFATPLHTEWRNYKINIIDTPGLDDFIGEIASTMRVADSLVTVVNAQHGVEVGTEIIWQYINRFSRPTLFVVNQIDHPQANFDNSYQSIVDLVGNNAVKIQYPILLDGAQCIVDVLKMKCYKFKPEGGKPEKLEIPESESETANYLHNELVEKAAENDEELMELYFDKGTLNEDEMRLGIQKGMLHHELFPVFCVSALNDMGTGRLMGFIDNVAPAASDLKPEQSLEGNEVNCKASEPTALFIFKTFHEPNLGQITFFKVKSGEVNQNDRLKNSRNGETENLNQLYIMDGKKRHQVEKLTAGDIGATLKLKNTETNDTLRDPGTEITIKPIIFPQPRIRKAVEAENKKDEEKLNEVLKKIHSQDPTVTIKYSNELRQQILSCQGELHLATIDWTLKNLYGITAVFNQPRVAYRETIQRAATQSYKHKKQSGGAGQFGEVHLKIEPWHEGMDEPEGFNIRGKEEVDLKWGGKLVFYNCITGGVIDTRYLPAVMKGILEVMEEGPLTGSYARDIRVMVFDGKMHSVDSNDISFKIAGAHAFKAAFLDAKPKLLEPILDLEVKVPEELLGNVMTDLQSRRAIIMGMDSDGKHQIIKAKVPEAEMYKYSTSLRSQTQGRATFSTKFASFEPVPSNVQSELIQEA, from the coding sequence ATGAAAATATATGACGAAAAACACATCAAAAATGTTGCATTTGTTGGAGCCCATAACAGCGGCAAGACCACACTTGCCGAAACTATGCTATTTGAAGCCGGATTGATCAATCGACGAGGATCCGTGGAAGATAAAAATACCGTTGCCGATTATCATGATATAGAGCACGAAAGAGAAACCTCCATTTTTGCCACACCTCTTCATACAGAATGGAGAAATTATAAAATTAATATTATTGACACCCCGGGCCTTGATGACTTTATCGGTGAAATAGCCTCAACCATGAGAGTTGCTGATTCTTTGGTTACAGTAGTCAACGCTCAGCACGGAGTTGAAGTGGGTACCGAAATAATCTGGCAATATATCAACAGATTTAGTCGCCCCACGTTATTTGTTGTGAATCAAATTGATCATCCCCAGGCAAATTTTGACAATAGCTATCAGAGCATTGTTGATCTTGTAGGGAACAACGCTGTAAAGATCCAGTATCCAATACTTCTTGACGGTGCACAATGTATCGTGGATGTCCTGAAGATGAAATGTTACAAATTCAAACCTGAGGGTGGGAAACCAGAAAAACTGGAAATTCCTGAAAGTGAATCGGAAACAGCTAACTATCTGCACAATGAACTTGTGGAAAAAGCTGCAGAAAATGATGAGGAATTGATGGAACTTTATTTTGATAAGGGTACTTTGAATGAAGATGAAATGAGGCTTGGAATTCAGAAAGGTATGTTACATCATGAACTTTTCCCTGTTTTCTGTGTTTCGGCACTGAACGATATGGGAACTGGCCGTTTAATGGGTTTTATTGACAATGTAGCTCCGGCCGCTTCTGACCTTAAACCGGAACAGAGCCTTGAAGGAAATGAAGTAAATTGTAAGGCCAGCGAACCTACTGCTTTATTTATTTTCAAGACATTTCATGAGCCTAATCTGGGTCAAATCACTTTTTTTAAAGTTAAATCAGGTGAAGTAAACCAAAATGACCGATTGAAAAATTCCAGAAATGGCGAAACTGAGAATTTGAATCAACTTTATATCATGGATGGTAAGAAAAGGCATCAGGTTGAAAAACTAACAGCCGGTGATATTGGAGCAACCCTTAAACTTAAGAATACAGAAACCAATGATACTTTAAGGGATCCAGGGACTGAGATTACCATCAAACCTATAATTTTCCCTCAACCGAGGATACGAAAAGCGGTTGAGGCGGAAAACAAGAAAGATGAAGAAAAACTCAATGAGGTTCTTAAAAAGATTCACAGTCAGGATCCTACGGTAACAATCAAATACAGTAATGAACTCAGACAGCAGATACTTTCCTGCCAGGGGGAATTACATTTGGCAACCATTGACTGGACTTTAAAAAACCTCTACGGAATTACAGCCGTCTTCAATCAACCAAGAGTAGCCTACAGAGAGACGATTCAGCGGGCAGCAACACAAAGCTATAAACACAAAAAACAATCCGGTGGTGCCGGCCAGTTTGGCGAGGTTCATTTAAAAATTGAGCCATGGCATGAAGGAATGGACGAGCCCGAAGGCTTTAATATTCGTGGTAAGGAAGAAGTAGATCTTAAATGGGGTGGAAAATTGGTTTTTTACAACTGTATAACAGGAGGTGTTATTGATACACGATATTTGCCTGCCGTCATGAAAGGAATTCTTGAGGTTATGGAAGAAGGTCCCCTTACAGGTTCCTACGCAAGGGATATTAGAGTCATGGTATTTGACGGAAAAATGCACTCCGTGGATTCTAATGATATCTCTTTCAAAATTGCAGGAGCCCACGCTTTTAAAGCGGCATTCCTGGATGCAAAACCAAAATTACTCGAGCCGATTCTTGACCTTGAAGTTAAAGTACCTGAGGAGTTGTTAGGAAATGTAATGACCGATCTTCAATCAAGACGTGCCATCATCATGGGTATGGACAGTGATGGCAAACACCAGATCATAAAGGCGAAAGTTCCTGAAGCTGAGATGTATAAGTATTCCACTAGTCTTAGGTCTCAAACACAGGGACGTGCTACTTTCAGCACGAAATTTGCTTCTTTTGAACCGGTTCCATCCAACGTTCAAAGTGAATTGATTCAAGAGGCTTAA